In Trueperella pecoris, the DNA window CGGTGGTTGACACCGGCGGCTGGGAACTGGACGTGCAGGGCATTGACCGATCGGTGGCCGACCAATCCGAGATCGCAATCCGCGAAGCCGACGCAGTCCTGCTGGTGGTTGACGCACATGTGGGTGTCACCGATGATGACGAGCGCATCATCGAGCTCATTCGCCGTTCGCGTAAGCCTGTTGTACTGGCCGCAAATAAGGTCGATTCGCCCGCGCAGGAGGCCGACGTTGCCTACCTGTGGTCATTGGGCCTAGGTGAGCCGTTCCCGGTGTCGGCGCTTCACGGCCGCGGCTCCGGTGATCTCCTCGACGAGGCCATGCGCATTCTGCCCAAGGTCTCCAGCGTCCGGCGCGAACGGCCGGGGGAGGGTCCGCGCCGCGTGGCCCTCGTCGGCAAACCGAACGTGGGCAAGTCCTCCTTGCTCAACCAGCTCGCGGGCGAAAACCGCGTGGTGGTCAACGATCTGGCTGGCACGACCCGCGACCCGGTGGACGAGACCATCGAGCTAGACGGCCAGCTGTGGACGTTCGTCGACACGGCCGGTATCCGGCGTCGTGTCCATCTCCAGAAGGGTGCCGACTACTATGCCTCGTTGCGCACGCAGCGCGCGGTGGATAACGCGGAACTCGTGCTTGTTCTCATTGACGCCTCTCAGGACCTCACGGAGCAGGACATCCGTGTGATGCAACAGGTGATCGATTCTGGCCGGGCGATGGTGCTCATTTGCAATAAGTGGGACCTCGTTGACGACGACCGGCGCGCGCAACTGGACAAGGAGATCGAACGCGAGCTTGTTCAGATGCCGTGGGTGGAGCGCATCAATATTTCGGCGAAGACCGGATGGCATACGAACCGGCTCACGCGCGCGATGGAGAAGGCCCTGGAATCGTGGGACAAGCGCATTCCCACCGGAAAGCTCAACTCGACGCTCGGCGAGCTCGTGGCCGCCAATCCGCACCCGGTTCGCGGAGGCCGGCAGTCGCGTATCCTCTTCGCGACTCAGGTGGCCGCGCAGCCTCCCCGTTTCGTCCTGTTCACCACGGGCTTCCTCGATCACGGATACCGCCGTTTCATCGAGCGCCGCCTGCGCGAGACCTACGATTTCACAGGCTCGCCCGTGGAGATCTCGGTCCGCGTGCGGGAGCGCCGCCAGCGTAAATAGCGCCTTTCTGTGACGGAGCCGCCCGGTCTAGGCCATAATTGTTTCATGACGACTAAGCGAATTGGTATCTTGACCGCTGGTGGCGACGCCCCGGGGCTGAACGCCGCCATCCGCGGCTTCGGCAAGGCAGCCATCGGAAACTATGGTTGGACGCTCTTAGGCTTCCGCGACGGCATGCGTGGGCTGGCGGAGAATCATTTCGTCGAGCTTGATGCTAAGGCACTATCGGGTATCTTGACGACGGGCGGTACGATCCTCGGCACGTCGCGGGACAAGGTCCACAAGATGATGGTCGATGGGGAGAAGACGAACATGATCCCCACCATCGTTGATCACTACCATGCCGACAAGCTGGACGCCTTGGTGTGTCTCGGTGGCGGAGGAACCGCGAAGAATACTCATCGCCTGGCCGAGGCCGGCCTCAACGTTCTTCATCTTCCCAAGACGATCGACAACGACATCCTCTATACCGATAGCTCCTTTGGCTTCTCGACTGCGCTTGAGATCGCCACGGAGGCGGTGGATCGCCTTCACTCAACCGCGCATTCGCACCATCGCATTATCGTGGTGGAGCTGATGGGTCACCGAGCTGGCTGGCTCGCTCTCGGAGCGGGTATCGCCGGTGGCGCCGACGTCATCCTCATTCCCGAGATTCCCTACTCGGTGGACGCGATCGTGGAAAAGATTGAACGACGCCGTTCGCACGGACTCAGCTTCTCGGTCGTGGCCGTGGCTGAGGGAGCGATGCCGATTGAGGAGGCTCAGCAGCTCGAATTCGCGCGCACTCTCGTTCGCGATGCCTCCTCGCCCGAAGCCAAGGCGATCGCCAAACAATCGGTCAAGGCTATTGAAAATTCTCATCGCGGCACGTCGCTGGCACTTGCTGAGGCACTTGAGGAAAGGACGGGCCTAGAAGCGCGCGTCACCATCCTCGGCCATGTCCAGCGTGGTGGTACGCCGAATGGCGCTGACCGTTTGCTCGGAACCCGGCTTGGAGTTGCCGGAGCTGACGCGATCGCCGCTGGCCAGTTCAACGTCATGGTGGCCGATCGCGGCGACGGGACGGAACTGGTTGACTTGGAGTCCGTCGCTGGCAAGGTCAAGT includes these proteins:
- the der gene encoding ribosome biogenesis GTPase Der, which encodes MRASLDDYELEADDAALLDLEFELAPVEAAPTNPVLAIVGRPNVGKSTLVNRVVGRRVAVVQDTPGVTRDRVYYDAEWNGRPFTVVDTGGWELDVQGIDRSVADQSEIAIREADAVLLVVDAHVGVTDDDERIIELIRRSRKPVVLAANKVDSPAQEADVAYLWSLGLGEPFPVSALHGRGSGDLLDEAMRILPKVSSVRRERPGEGPRRVALVGKPNVGKSSLLNQLAGENRVVVNDLAGTTRDPVDETIELDGQLWTFVDTAGIRRRVHLQKGADYYASLRTQRAVDNAELVLVLIDASQDLTEQDIRVMQQVIDSGRAMVLICNKWDLVDDDRRAQLDKEIERELVQMPWVERINISAKTGWHTNRLTRAMEKALESWDKRIPTGKLNSTLGELVAANPHPVRGGRQSRILFATQVAAQPPRFVLFTTGFLDHGYRRFIERRLRETYDFTGSPVEISVRVRERRQRK
- a CDS encoding 6-phosphofructokinase — protein: MTTKRIGILTAGGDAPGLNAAIRGFGKAAIGNYGWTLLGFRDGMRGLAENHFVELDAKALSGILTTGGTILGTSRDKVHKMMVDGEKTNMIPTIVDHYHADKLDALVCLGGGGTAKNTHRLAEAGLNVLHLPKTIDNDILYTDSSFGFSTALEIATEAVDRLHSTAHSHHRIIVVELMGHRAGWLALGAGIAGGADVILIPEIPYSVDAIVEKIERRRSHGLSFSVVAVAEGAMPIEEAQQLEFARTLVRDASSPEAKAIAKQSVKAIENSHRGTSLALAEALEERTGLEARVTILGHVQRGGTPNGADRLLGTRLGVAGADAIAAGQFNVMVADRGDGTELVDLESVAGKVKYVPTDHEWIRAAREVGTAMGD